The Patescibacteria group bacterium genomic sequence CGATGGCGCCTCGGCGCTTGGCCTCCTCGATGTCCAGGATCTCATAGCGCACGGGGAGGTCACGTCGGATGGCGTCGTTCACGATCTCCTCGACGCGCCTCACCTGCTCCGTTGTCATCTTCTCGGGGTGCGAGAAATCGAACCGCAGCCGCTCGCGCGTGATGTTGCTCCCCTTCTGCGCGACGTGCGGTCCGAGCACCTCGCGCAACGCCTGATGAAGGAGATGCGTGGCCGTGTGAAGGCGCGCGCACTCCGCGCTGCTGTCCGCGAGCCCGCCGGTGAATTTCTGTTCGGCGCCGGCGCGCGAGAGGTCCTGATGCTTCCTAAACTCCGCCTCGAACGCGGCACGGTCTACGTTCTGGCCCTTGTCCTTGGCGAGCTCCTCGGTAAGCTCGAGCGGAAACCCGTAGGTGGAATACAGGACGAACGCGTCGTCGCCCGTGACCTTCCCTTCCCTGGCAAACAGCTTCTCGAACTCCCGGAGCCCCTTTTCGAGCGTGCGCCCGAACTTCTCCTCCTCCTTGGTGAGCTCGTCGACCAGGCGCGCCTTCTGATCGAAAAGCGCCGGATAGGCCCCGTCGAAGGTTTCGACGATCACGTCGTACAGCTTGCCGAGGAACGCGCCGTGCAGGCTGAGCGACAGGCCATGGCGCACGCTCCGACGTATCAACCGTCGGAGCACGTATCCCTGGTCCTTGTTGGATGGGATGATGCCGTCGGCGATCATGAACATGGCCGTGCGCGCATGGTCGGCCACGATGCGCATGGAACGCCCGGCATCGCTCGCATACGCCTTGCCGGACATCTCCTCGAGCGCCTTGGCGATGGGCGCGAACAGGTCGGTCTCGAACACGTTGTCAAAGCCGTTCAGCACCGCGGTGATGCGCTCAAGGCCCATGCCGGTATCCACGTTGCGCTGGCGCAGCGGCACGAATTTCCCGTCGGCCGTCTTCTCGTACTGCATGAACACGTCGTTCCAGATCTCGATGAACCGGCCGCAATCGCAGGCAGGATGGCAGGTGGCACCAAAGGTCGGATCGTGCATTCGGCCCGTGTCATAGTACATCTCGGTGTCCGGGCCGCACGGGCCGGTGATGCCGGCCGGTCCCCACCAGTTCTGCTTCTTCGGGTACGAAAAGATCCGTTCGCCGAGTTTCGCGTCGATGCCGGCCGTCTTGAACGCCGCCTGCCAAAAGCCGATGGACTCGTCGTCGCGCGGCGCGTCCTGGTCGCCTTCGAATACCGAAACGTACAGGCGCTTGGGATCGAGCCCGAGCCATTCCTTTCCCGTGAGGAACTCGAAGCTCCAGGCGATCGCTTCTTGCTTGAAGTAGTCGCCCAGCGACCAGTTGCCGAGCATCTCGAAGAAGGTGAGGTGCCGGTTGTCTCCCACGTCGTCTATGTCGCCAGTGCGCACGCACTTCTGCACGTCTGCAAGTCGCTTTCCCCCTGGATGCGCCTCGCCCAACAGGTACGGCACGAGCGGATGCATCCCGGCCGTAGTGAACAGCACCGTGGGATCATTTTCCGGAACGAGCGAAGCCGACGGGATCACGGTGTGGCCCTTGGAACGGAAGAACTCGAGGAATTTAGACCGGATCTGGGCAGAGGTCATATCGACGGCATCATGCAGGATTCGCGGTCCGGAATCAACTTCACGCCGTCCCTTCGGCGGGCGGGATGGCCTCCTCGGGGGCGGCCTTGCGCAATACCTTACGACGCATCCCTTCCATGAGGTCGTGAAGCTCGCGCGTGCGCAGGAGCCGACAGATCGCCACGTACGCCGCGAGCCCGAGTCCGCCGGCGATGAATCCCTGGCCGAACACGCCGAAGAAGGTGTCAATCGAGAACAGGGAGAGCACGAGCGGCTTGGTGGCCTGCATCACGGCGGAGGCGACCATGGACGCGAGCGCGATACGGACGAGCGAGGGGAACATGCTCGCCTCGCCCAGCGTCCCCACGCGCCCGCGCAGCGTGGCCCACAGGAGCGCCGCGTTCGCGAATGACGCGAGCGAGAACGCCATGGCGAGCCCCGTGACCCCGAAGGGGCCGGTGAGCCAGAAGGCGGTCACGATTCCCAGGATGCCGGACATGATGCCGGCGACAAGCGGAGTCGCCGTGTCGTGCAGGGCGAAGAACGCGCGTGAAAGGAGATACACGAGCGATTGCGGGACGAAAGACAACGCGAAGAACGCGAGCGTATCCGCCGTGACGATGGTCGCGGGCCAATCGAACGCCCCGGCGCCTACCACGACGCGCACCACCTGGGCGCGCACGACCAGGAACAGCGCGGTGAGCGGGACGATGAAGAACAGCATCTGGCGCACGGACGTCGCGAACGTCTCCACGAACCGATCGTCCTCCTTCCTGGCCGCGTGCTCGGCAAGCGATGGGAACGCGGCGATGGCGAAGGACACGCCCACGATCCCCACCGGGAAGAACTGGATGTTGTAGGCGAACTGGAACACGGTCACCGATCCTTCGCTGAGCGTGGACGCGATTCCCGCGAGCGCCACGAACGTGAGCTGCGCGACGGCGATCCCGATCATGCGCGGAGCGGTGAGGCGGAACACCTCGCGCGCGTCCCTGTCCAGGATCGGCCGCTTGAACGCGGGCCGCCATCCGGCGTTCCATACCCCGATCCCCTGCACGAGTGCGTGCAGCAGGGCCCCCAGCACCACGCCCCACGCAAGCCCGATGGGCCCGATGGAGCGCGCGAGCGTCACGGCGCCGACGATGATTCCCAGGTTATAGAGCACGGGCGCGCTCGCGTAGAGCACGAACCGCTTCATCCCCTGCAAGGCGCTCCCGAACACGATCGAAAACGAAAGGATGGCCTGCGCGAGCAACATCACGCGCATGTGTCCGGCGACCATCAGCTGCTTCTGCGGCGCGAATCCAGGCGCGACGAGCGCGGCGAGCGGGTTCGCGAGCGCGGCGGCCACGAGCGCGACCAGTCCCATCCCGACCACGACCACGGCAAGCACGTGCGAGGTGAGCCGCCACGCGCGCTCATGCGCGAGAGGATTCCCCCAGTACGAGGTGAACAACGGGATGAATCCGGCGGACAAGGACCCCACCACGATCAGGGCGAACAGGAGGTCCGGCACCTTGAACGCCGCGTAGTACGCGTCGAGCGTGTCCCCGGCGCCGAATTCGCCGGCAAGGACGCGGTCTCGGATGAGACCGAGGAAGCGGCTCGCGAACGAAAGGACGCCGACCACGGTGGCGGCGCCCACGATCGATTTTGACTCGGCGTTCAGGAACTTGAGCACATCAATCCTCGCGGCGGACGGAGAGCCTCTTTCCCTTTCCCGTCTCCCCCCGTGGCGCTTCTGGGACCTCCTTC encodes the following:
- a CDS encoding alanine--tRNA ligase, with amino-acid sequence MTSAQIRSKFLEFFRSKGHTVIPSASLVPENDPTVLFTTAGMHPLVPYLLGEAHPGGKRLADVQKCVRTGDIDDVGDNRHLTFFEMLGNWSLGDYFKQEAIAWSFEFLTGKEWLGLDPKRLYVSVFEGDQDAPRDDESIGFWQAAFKTAGIDAKLGERIFSYPKKQNWWGPAGITGPCGPDTEMYYDTGRMHDPTFGATCHPACDCGRFIEIWNDVFMQYEKTADGKFVPLRQRNVDTGMGLERITAVLNGFDNVFETDLFAPIAKALEEMSGKAYASDAGRSMRIVADHARTAMFMIADGIIPSNKDQGYVLRRLIRRSVRHGLSLSLHGAFLGKLYDVIVETFDGAYPALFDQKARLVDELTKEEEKFGRTLEKGLREFEKLFAREGKVTGDDAFVLYSTYGFPLELTEELAKDKGQNVDRAAFEAEFRKHQDLSRAGAEQKFTGGLADSSAECARLHTATHLLHQALREVLGPHVAQKGSNITRERLRFDFSHPEKMTTEQVRRVEEIVNDAIRRDLPVRYEILDIEEAKRRGAIGLFEDKYAELGGKIKVYFVGDQAQGGVASAEVCGGPHVEHTGELKAFTIQKEEAVASGVRRIKATVSANESLK
- the murJ gene encoding murein biosynthesis integral membrane protein MurJ; the encoded protein is MRRRSRCRSSAWGIRSCKGPWPCSACCFCAGCSPSCAPPSRCIRNGITSWRSTCPRRSVRRRSQKRHGGRRERERGSPSAARIDVLKFLNAESKSIVGAATVVGVLSFASRFLGLIRDRVLAGEFGAGDTLDAYYAAFKVPDLLFALIVVGSLSAGFIPLFTSYWGNPLAHERAWRLTSHVLAVVVVGMGLVALVAAALANPLAALVAPGFAPQKQLMVAGHMRVMLLAQAILSFSIVFGSALQGMKRFVLYASAPVLYNLGIIVGAVTLARSIGPIGLAWGVVLGALLHALVQGIGVWNAGWRPAFKRPILDRDAREVFRLTAPRMIGIAVAQLTFVALAGIASTLSEGSVTVFQFAYNIQFFPVGIVGVSFAIAAFPSLAEHAARKEDDRFVETFATSVRQMLFFIVPLTALFLVVRAQVVRVVVGAGAFDWPATIVTADTLAFFALSFVPQSLVYLLSRAFFALHDTATPLVAGIMSGILGIVTAFWLTGPFGVTGLAMAFSLASFANAALLWATLRGRVGTLGEASMFPSLVRIALASMVASAVMQATKPLVLSLFSIDTFFGVFGQGFIAGGLGLAAYVAICRLLRTRELHDLMEGMRRKVLRKAAPEEAIPPAEGTA